The Ensifer canadensis genomic sequence CTACAGCGTTGACGAACTTGCGCTCACCTGCGGGCTGACCGACATCGAAATCACCAACATCGAGCTTGGTGTCGACACCGATCCGGCCAAGCTCCGTCGGATCGCCGCCGCACTTCAGTTGCCCCTAACCACCTTCCTGCTCAGCTAGGCCCAATGGGCGTCGCGTCCACACGAGACGCGACACCCACCCGGCGTTCTTGGAGCGATGCCAATCAACCTGTAAAACCCTGCGATAGAATCTCCTTCAGTAGCGCAAGCGGCGTGGGGCGACTTGGCACGCGCTGATGCAGGAAAACAATCCTGCGCTCGTACGAGGCGGCATCGGGTACCTCGACCATGCAAAATCCGTCCCGTCCCAGGCCCTGCCAGGCCGGAACGACGGAGTTTCCCATCCCGTTGGCCACGAGCATGGCTATGGTTTCGAGCGCGTCCATGTCGCAACGAATGTCCGGATCAAGCCCGGCATCGGCGAGATATTGTGACGACAGCCGCCCGCCCCAGGATCCCGGATCGTAGCGGATGAACGGCGCCTGCCGGATTTGCTCAGCGATATCGTCAGGTTCCGTCGCATCCCTGCTGATGAACACAAGCGGTTCGCGGCGAATGACATATGCCGCCAATCCCTTTGGCAGCAAGAATGGCGGTTCAACCAGAACCGCGGCATCGAGCTCGCCTGCAAGCAACTGTTCGTAGAGCTGCAACGACGAACCGGGGCGCAGTATCAGCTTCAGGCTCGGCGCCCGACGGGAGAGTTCGTCCAGAACCTCAGGGAAGATGCCTGTCAGCGCCGTCGAGATCGCCCCGATTTTCAACTCGGCGGCAAGACCGCCGCCTGCAACGTCGTATCTGAGGTTTTCGACTTCCCGGATTAAGAGACGCGCCCGCGGCAACAGCGAAAGACAGGCCTCCGTCGGCTGGGCCGAATGGGCGCCGCGGGCAAGCAAAATGCACCCAAGGGCCCGTTCGAGCGATTGAATGCGCTGGCTGACGGCGGCCGGCGTCAACTTTTCCCGGCGTGCAGCGGCTGCGATGGACCCCGTTTCCACCGTGGCGACTAGGCTTTGCAGGAAGCGAATATCCACCATGAATCCTTATTCTCAGAGAAAGAATTACATAGTTTTTCTTAGCCTCTCAAGACGCTATCCCTGTGTCAACCGGAGACACAGGAGTTCCAGATGAAGTCGCTTTTCCATCTCGCCTTTCACGTCACCGATCTCGATGAGGCCCGCAGGTTCTACGGCGACGTGCTTGGTTGCGAGGAAGGGCGCAGCACGGATACCTGGGTCGATTTCGATTTCTTTGGCCATCAACTGTCGCTGCATCTGGGCAAGCCCTTCGAAGTCACGCGGACCGGCAAGGTCGGCAACCACCTCGTACTGATGCCGCATATGGGCGTGGTGCTGCGCTTGGCGGATTGGTTCGTGCTGGCCGAGCGCCTGGAACAAAAGGGCGTGCGCTTCGACATTCCGCCGGTCGTGCGTTTCGAAGGCGAGCCCGGCGAGCAGCGGACGATGTTCTTCCTCGATCCGAGCGGCAATCCCATCGAGGTCAAGGGGTTGCCGATTTCGACAGCCTGTTTGCACGCTGACACCGGAGGCGGATGTGAAGAAGCCTATCGCCTTGGTGACGCGCATCGACCGCGCCGACGAACAGGCCTGGGTTGCCATCCTGGCCAGGCTGTTGCCGGAGAGCGAAATCGTGCACTTCCACGAGATGGACGATGCGCAGCGCGACGCCGCCGAAATCGCCATCGTTGCCAATCCCGATCCTGGGCACGTGGCGGCGCTGCCCAATCTCAAGTGGATACACAGTCTTTGGGCAGGGGTAGAGCGACTGGTCGCTGAGCTCGGCCAGGCAGCGCCCCCGATCGTCAGGCTTGAAGACCCCGAGCTGGCTCGGGTCATGGCGG encodes the following:
- a CDS encoding LysR family transcriptional regulator, with the protein product MDIRFLQSLVATVETGSIAAAARREKLTPAAVSQRIQSLERALGCILLARGAHSAQPTEACLSLLPRARLLIREVENLRYDVAGGGLAAELKIGAISTALTGIFPEVLDELSRRAPSLKLILRPGSSLQLYEQLLAGELDAAVLVEPPFLLPKGLAAYVIRREPLVFISRDATEPDDIAEQIRQAPFIRYDPGSWGGRLSSQYLADAGLDPDIRCDMDALETIAMLVANGMGNSVVPAWQGLGRDGFCMVEVPDAASYERRIVFLHQRVPSRPTPLALLKEILSQGFTG